Genomic window (Neorickettsia findlayensis):
TACACCACTGCAGATTACCTTAAAATAATCCACGAATTCCAGAATGCGCGAAACGATATCGCTTTTTCATCTGATTTTATAGTGGGATTCCCCGGCGAAAGTGATGACGATTTTCAACAGACACTCGCATTGATAGAACAAGTAAATTATGCACAATGCTATAGCTTCAAATACAGCCCAAGACCTGGCACCCCGGGTGCTGCTTATACACAAATTGCCGAAGAAACAAAAAATACGAGACTTCAAAAACTACAACAACTGCTTAAGGAAAAACAATTAGAGTTCAACCAAAAAATGATTGGGAAAACCGTCACGGTCCTATTCGATAAAAAGCACCCAGAAAAAATCTCTGGCAGGACCGAATACATGCAACAAGTTTTTTCTTGTGATAGCAGTCTGCTTGGTAAAATAGTGAGTATGCGGGTAGAAGATGCATCGATTTTCACACTAAAATGCGTTGTAGAAAATATCATTTCGGCCTAATGGGCATATTTTGCATGCTACAAATGCGTGCAACAAATCTTGCGCTACAGTACCAATCCGCTTGGCAAAATGGATAATACCTCAGCAGAAGGTGCACCGGTATTCACACCAGAATAGAATGGGGAAAATGTCAGTGTATTATACGGTATGGTTTGCGTCGTGCTTTTCATAGAAATCTGTCGGCAAGCTGCTCTCCTCCAGATATTATTTCGATTGACCGGTGTCACTCTTCGTACAAGATTTTTATTTTACTAAATTTTCCTGATGCTCATTGCACTAGTGACTCCTGGAACAAGTCAGTTGTATTTGCCATCAATGGTGATTTCAGTTAGAGTTACACAAGAAGCAGTTTTGGAGAGGTGGCCGAGAGGCTGAAGGCGGCGGTTTGCTAAACCGTTATACGACCAAAAGTCGTATCGAGGGTTCGAATCCCTCCCTCTCCGGGTGTGATTCGTTTGGCTCTTGTCGTTTATACTAGCCGTTAGTAGGTAGTCCTTTTCTGCACACAAAATTGAAGAGCACGTTTTTTACCAGCGTCCTAGCGAGGTTCTATTCCTGTATCAATCCCTCTGCTTTCTATGGATGGATATTTGATTCAAATCCGCAGATGTGGACCGGAGACATACTCGTAAGAGTGCCGGCGTCATTTCTTCTATGACAAGTTCAGCATATGTGAAAGAGTATCATCATAAACTGTGCTTATTCTGGATAATACAGAAAACCCAAAGCTTTCGAGAAAGTGCCTTTCTATACCTCAAGATTAAAACAATACATAACTCAAACGGGTAGGAGCCCATCCATAGGATGGAGCAAAGCTGCATGGAGTCGCACTCTTCTATGAATTGCAGAAATTATGTGGATCTCATGCAAACAACTGAGTTCTCACACCTGACGCTTTTCTAGCTCAAGCATCTTGAATACTTCCACCATAGCAAATCAATTCACACCATTACTTGGACATCAGTTTTCGTATAAACAACAAGATTATGCTAGAACAGATAAAAACAGGACATCTCACAACAAATGAGCGTTTCTCAAATAGCAATAGTATGGTTTCGGAAAGATTTTCGCACTGACGACAACCCTGCATTATCTGAAGCCACAAAAATTTGGAATATTCTTCCTGTGTATATAATCGATGAAAATAATTGTAGCACTCGAAAACCCGGAAAAGCGGCTAGAATTTGGATCGCAAGAAGTCTAACCGATTTAAATAAATCCTTGGACCATCATCTGAAAATTTATAGCGGTGATACGATAACTATCCTAAAGACTTTGTTATCTTACCATAAAGCAGAAGCACTATACTGGAACACCACATATGACCCCAAACAAGACAAATATGATGAACAAATAAAAACAGAGATTCTAAAGTATTACCCGAATATTATCGTTCGGAATTTTAATGCTAGGTTGTTATGGGACCCGTCTGAACTCCGCAAGAAGAATGGAGATACATACAGACTTTTCACAGCATTTAAAAATAAAGTCATGGGAGAACAGTTGGAACCTCGTCTTCCCATTCCTTCTCCTGTAGAAATACGTTACTGCAAAGAAATAAAAATAGCAGAATTAGTTTCAGTTACACCGAAAAACATCATTAAAGATAAAGACCACCGTTTTGAGCAGGGAATATATAGAAAATGGAAGATAAGCGAAAAAGATGCACACACTTTGTTACAGGACTTTGTTGATAAAAAACTAGAAAATTATCACATCGATCGCGACTATCCGGCGAAAAATGGTATATCAAACCTTTCGCCTTACATAAATTTTGGACAAATTTCACCAAACCGAATTTGGTTTGCTATTGCGCGATTTTTTCCTCAATCAATGCAATTTCTCACAGAACTGCTTTGGAGAGAATTCGCTTACGGCATTCTAAGCACAAACCCAGAATTAGGTTCTAAAAATTTACAACAAAAATTCGACTATTTCCCATGGGAAAATGATAAAGAAAAATTCAAATTATGGTCTCAGGGAACAACTGGATATTCAATCGTAGATGCTGGTATACGGGAACTCCTGAGCACCGGATACATGCATAACCGAGTGCGAATGATAGTTGGATCATTCCTTACAAAAAATCTCTTGATACACTGGAAATATGGAGAAAAATTTTTTTGGGAACATTTGGTGGATGCTGACCCTGCAAGCAACACGTTTAACTGGCAGTGGATTGCAGGCTCTGGTTCAGACTCTGTACCATATTTCCGAATCTTTAGTCCAACCACACAAATAAAAAAATTTGATCTACAACTACAGTACATACACAAATGGCTCCCTGAGTACAGCAGTATGTGTTCCACTCCTGTTCGCTTACAAAAAAAACGCCAGACACCAGTTGAGCTAGTGGTAGATGAAAAAGTGTCAAGGAAAAAAGCCCTAACAGCATTTAGAATTGCAAATATCAGGTATAGAAAAAACTTATTAATTCCATGACCTTTTTAAGGCAAGCACAGTATTATTTTTCTTTGAGTATCAAAGAAGTCACACCAGAAGCCCCAACAACTGATCCCGGGATTCCTAGAGATGCTGGAAAGAACAACCCTATGCTACCTAAAAATTCAGATAAAGAGACTTCCCCCTCCACGGAAGTCGGTGATCTTACTTGAATACTCCCAAGCAGATCTATACGTTGTCTCGTTAGCTCAAGAATCCGTAAATCGGATGAATCACCGAACTTCAATGAGAGACCAGGATCATCCGCAGGCATATCTACCTGTTGGGCAGTAATCTCAAAATAGAAAAACCGCTCCGACCCTCTTTGGGAGATAATCAATGTGGCTCCGCTCTTTGGCTCGAGAGGCTCGTGTGTAACTACATCAAAAAGAGAAGGGTACTTCCCAAGATTTTCTTTATAAAGAGGGCTACTCTCAGAAGGATTGTGCACAACAACTAATCGGACATCTTTTTCTAAGAGT
Coding sequences:
- a CDS encoding cryptochrome/photolyase family protein, translating into MSVSQIAIVWFRKDFRTDDNPALSEATKIWNILPVYIIDENNCSTRKPGKAARIWIARSLTDLNKSLDHHLKIYSGDTITILKTLLSYHKAEALYWNTTYDPKQDKYDEQIKTEILKYYPNIIVRNFNARLLWDPSELRKKNGDTYRLFTAFKNKVMGEQLEPRLPIPSPVEIRYCKEIKIAELVSVTPKNIIKDKDHRFEQGIYRKWKISEKDAHTLLQDFVDKKLENYHIDRDYPAKNGISNLSPYINFGQISPNRIWFAIARFFPQSMQFLTELLWREFAYGILSTNPELGSKNLQQKFDYFPWENDKEKFKLWSQGTTGYSIVDAGIRELLSTGYMHNRVRMIVGSFLTKNLLIHWKYGEKFFWEHLVDADPASNTFNWQWIAGSGSDSVPYFRIFSPTTQIKKFDLQLQYIHKWLPEYSSMCSTPVRLQKKRQTPVELVVDEKVSRKKALTAFRIANIRYRKNLLIP